A window of Pseudophryne corroboree isolate aPseCor3 chromosome 12, aPseCor3.hap2, whole genome shotgun sequence contains these coding sequences:
- the SLC27A3 gene encoding LOW QUALITY PROTEIN: long-chain fatty acid transport protein 3 (The sequence of the model RefSeq protein was modified relative to this genomic sequence to represent the inferred CDS: inserted 1 base in 1 codon) produces the protein MMMMMMMWAAAVVLGALLLLLVLWPRGPRALRLLLEDVRFAVRAARLKRSVRRWMGQGAHSLPGLFQLQLRRRPDAVFLRYREQSLTYRQLDARSSRAAAALSPAGLGPGDTVALLLGNEPRFLEAWFGLAKLGVIAAFLNVNVRRGALRHCLGASGXRGLITSPELFEAVLEILPDVRMMGIAVWVMGPGDYPAGVTNLHDLMESASESPPPAHLGVPQSPMDTAICIFTSGTTGLPKAARISHLKTLMCCGFYQLCGVGADDVIYMSLPLYHKAGALLGIGGCIGVGASLVLKERFSARQFWSDCCKYNVTVFQYIGELCRYLTNQPQCEDERRHKIRLAAGSGLRPDVWRDFTRRFGNIQIFETYGMTEFNVSFFNYTGTPGAVGRGTFIFKSFCPFSLIRYDTQEGAPVRGTQGRCIVTDAGETGLLISPVTPMSPFLGYVGSRELSEKKLLRDVFQAGDCYFNTGDLMMQDDLGFVYFRDRTGDTFRWKGENVATTEVSEIMSGLEFFQEVNVYGVSVPGHEGRTGMAAATLRPGHKLDLDRVFTHVVEFLPSYARPRFLRIKDHMDSTGTFKQQKQRLVEDGFSPLSIEDPLYLLDEVSGTYVPLTEDLYSRIIASEFRV, from the exons atgatgatgatgatgatgatgtgggccGCCGCTGTGGTGCTGGGGGCGCTCCTCCTGCTGCTGGTGCTGTGGCCCCGGGGGCCCCGGGCGCTGCGGCTGCTGTTGGAGGACGTGCGCTTTGCGGTGCGGGCGGCGCGGCTGAAGCGTAGTGTGCGGCGCTGGATGGGGCAGGGGGCGCACTCTCTCCCGGGGCTCTTCCAGCTGCAGCTCCGCCGCCGCCCGGACGCCGTCTTCCTCCGGTACCGGGAGCAGAGCCTGACCTACCGGCAGCTGGACGCGCGGAGCTCCCGGGCGGCGGCGGCTCTCTCCCCGGCTGGCCTCGGCCCCGGGGACACGGTGGCGCTGCTGCTGGGGAACGAGCCCCGCTTCCTGGAGGCCTGGTTCGGGCTGGCCAAGCTGGGGGTGATCGCTGCCTTCCTCAACGTCAACGTCCGGAGAGGGGCCCTGAGGCACTGCCTGGGGGCCAGCG GCCGGGGCCTCATCACCAGCCCAG AGCTGTTTGAGGCGGTGCTGGAGATTCTCCCTGATGTGCGGATGATGGGAATCGCAGTCTGGGTGATGGGCCCCGGTGATTACCCCGCCGGTGTTACAAATCTCCATGATCTGATGGAATCGGCCTCGGAGAGCCCCCCACCAGCCCACCTCGGAGTTCCACAGAGCCCAATGGATACTGCCATCTGCATCTTCACGTCTGGGACCACAG GTTTGCCGAAAGCCGCACGTATCAGCCACCTGAAGACTTTAATGTGCTGCGGCTTCTACCAGCTGTGCGGGGTTGGTGCTGATGATGTCATCTACATGTCGCTGCCGCTTTACCACAAGGCCGGAGCCTTGCTGGGGATAGGTGGCTGCATCGGCGTTG GGGCTTCGCTGGTCCTGAAGGAACGATTCTCTGCCAGACAGTTCTGGAGCGACTGCTGCAAATACAACGTGACAGTATTCCAGTATATTGGGGAGCTGTGCCGATACCTCACCAACCAGCCACAG TGTGAGGATGAGCGGAGACATAAGATACGCCTGGCTGCGGGTAGTGGTCTGCGCCCTGATGTCTGGAGAGATTTCACGCGTCGATTTGGGAATATTCAGATCTTTGAGACGTACGGTATGACAGAGTTCAATGTCAGTTTCTTCAACTACACCGGGACTCCTGGAGCTGTCGGACGAGGCACCTTCATCTTCAAG AGTTTCTGTCCCTTCAGTCTCATCCGGTATGACACCCAGGAGGGGGCgccagtgagaggaacgcaggggaggTGCATTGTCACTGACGCAG GAGAGACTGGCCTGCTCATCTCCCCGGTCACCCCCATGTCTCCGTTCCTGGGGTACGTTGGCAGCCGGGAGCTGTCGGAGAAGAAGCTGTTGAGAGACGTCTTTCAGGCAGGAGACTGTTACTTTAACACGGGGGACCTGATGATGCAGGATGACCTGGGCTTCGTGTATTTCCGAGACCGGACCGGAGATACGTTTCG GTGGAAGGGGGAGAACGTGGCCACCACTGAAGTCTCTGAGATCATGAGCGGACTGGAGTTTTTCCAGGAGGTCAATGTGTACGGCGTGAGCGTCCCAG GGCATGAGGGCAGAACGGGCATGGCTGCTGCTACCCTGCGCCCTGGGCACAAGCTGGACTTGGATCGAGTATTCACTCATGTGGTGGAGTTCCTGCCGTCATACGCACGCCCCCGCTTCCTGAGGATCAAG GATCACATGGATTCCACTGGGACTTTCAAGCAGCAGAAGCAGCGCCTGGTTGAAGATGGCTTCTCCCCATTGAGCATTGAGGACCCTCTCTACCTCCTGGACGAGGTTTCCGGCACCTACGTGCCACTCACAGAGGATCTGTACTCACGGATTATCGCCTCTGAGTTCCGAGTGTAG